The Gracilimonas sediminicola sequence AGCTTTAATCTGAGTGTTTTCGGGAAAGGTTTTTTTGCTTTTGAAGCCTTGTTTTAAAGTTGAAATATGATGATAACTGTTCTACTTCTCGTCAGAATCTAACACATAAATTTGAGAGAGATTTCGTCCTTCCTGTGCATAATCGAGTCCATATCCCAACACAAAAGCATTTGGAATCTCAAAGCCCACATAATCGAGCTGAACATCGTGATGGGTGGCTTCTTTTTTGTGCAGAAGCGTACAGACAGCCACCGAAGCCGGGTTGTTTTCTTTAATCCGCTTCACCATATAATTCATGGAAAGACCGGTATCCACAATGTCTTCTACCAGGATCACATGCCGCCCTTCGATTTTGGCATCAATGTGCTTCAGCTCCGTTACCTGTCCGGATGAAACCTTCTTATCGCCATAGCTGCTGAGCTTCATGAAATCCACCTCACAGTCGATGCTCACATGTCTCATGACATCAGCAAGGAAAATAAAAGCCCCGTTCAGGATGCCGATAAAAATAGGCTTCTTACCCTCATAGTCCTTATCCAGCTGATTGCCAAGTTGGTTCAGGCGCTCGTCGATCTGGTCTTTGGTAATAAAAATTTTGAATTTTTCACCGTTACAAGTCACTGTATCCGGTTGGTAAAAAGTAGAACTCATACTAACTGAAATTTATCGTCAAAAAAGTAGTTGATGTGGATTCGCATTTAGCCAATTCAGAGATGGCTCCCTGCTCATTATTAGTTGCGGGAACAGGATATAGAATAGCATAAATAGTACTATCTGATCCGCACAATACCAAAGCTTTTTCTTTAAAATGTGAGGGGATTTTTCGGTTTGTCAGATGGTCGGATACTTTCTGATGCCCGGCCATCCCCAAAGGCTGTAAGGCATCGCCATCGCTCCAGCTTCTCAGCGTCAACGGCCAGGAAAGTTTGGACGCATCCAGCTTCAGCGCGGATTTGCCGGAAGGCTTCTTTGTTCTTTTCAGGGTGACGCCATTCAGGCTATAGCCTTCTTGCGCAATTTTTTTTGAGATCTTTTGGGAGATTTCGTCAATACTTTCATCTTGCTGAAGGTGAATCCCGTTCCGTTCGCGCGTCAAAACGAGGTCTCCTACTTTCATGCTTTTTCCGGGTTGCAGAAATTCAAGTTCGGTTAAGGCTTCAAGCTGACCTTTGGAATAGGCGCCTTCCAGCCCGAATTGATCGAGCATTGTTTTGAGTACAGCTGGTTTCAGGATTTGCGGAAGCTGAGCGTATTTCTTCAGGTTGATGCTGTTGTTATTCGTCACCTGCTCAGTGATTTCCGTGATACTCGCTTCAAATAATTTGCCCTGTTCCGGGAGGTTCAGAATGTTTTGCTTCCAGCCGGGGAGCAGGTTGTCTATTTGTTGGGCGAATTCATTCCGGATGAAATTTCGCGCATAATCAGAACTTTTATTGCTTTCATCGGTGCGGTAGGGAATAGCTTCTGCTTCGCAAAAAGCGAGAATATCTTCTTTATCAAACTTGAGCAGGGGACGAAATAGCTTGCCATCCCACTCTCTCATTCCCTGCCATGCAGCCGGTCCGCTTCCCCGAAACAGCTTCTGCAAAATAGTCTCCACCTGGTCGTCCTGATGATGAGCGGTTACGATCGCCTCTGCACCGGAATCACTTTTCAAATCCCGAAAAAACTGATACCGTTGTCTGCGCGCCCAGTTCTGAAAGTTCTCACCTTCTGCCTCCTTTGGATTCAGCCGAATGGAACAGCATTCAAACCCCCATTGAAAAGCCAGCTGCTCCACCAGTTCCTGATCCTTATCCGCCTGCTTCCCTCGCTTGCCATAATTCACATGAACCACCAGCGCCTCCTGCTCCAGCAGATGAAAAAGATAGAGCAAAGCCATCGAATCGGGACCGCCGCTTACACCCAGAATGAAAAAAGCATCCGGATCAAAATAATCAGCCAGGCTCTGAGAAAGGTGTTTCTGAATTTTTTTGGAAATGGATTTTGCCATAGAAAAAAGTAGGAAGAAATTAGGAAAGATGAACACCCAACAAGGAACACCCAACTTTGAACTTTGAATGGGTGGTTGAAGTACTTTCCTCATTAAACGTTCAATGTTCCTTGTTGCATGTCCCTTTGGTCATTATGATTTGGTACTTGGAATTTGAAGCTTGGAATTTGGATATTCATCCCCTTGAAATAAACGAAGTAATAAAACCTCACTTCATGTACCCCAACCGCTCCTGGATTTACCATCACGATGAACCACTGACCCGTTATTCGCTGGGGCAGGAAGGCGATAATCCGCTGATTTGTTTTGGGGTGAATCCCTCCACGGCCAAGCCGGGAGATTTGGATCCCACCGTGGCATCTGTAGCCCGATTTGCGATGGAAAACGATTACGACGGCTGGCTCATGTTCAACCTCTATCCGCAGCGGGCCACCAATCCGGATAAAATGCACAAAAACTTCCAGAAGAAAATTCACGAGAAGAATGTGGAAGTGATTGCGGAACTAACCAACCATCTTTCTGCCGACATCTGGTGTGCCTGGGGTACGCTGATCGAAAAACGACCGTACCTGTCGCGCTGCCTGCAAGATATTTATGATGCCATCTCAGGCAACGGCAACCGGTTCTATACCCGCGGACGCATCTCCAAAGCCGGACACCCTCACCATCCGTTGTACCTGAGGAAAACGGCTCCCATGGATGAATTTGATGTGCAGCGTTATGTGGAAGAAGTGATTTAGAGGGAATTCTAAATTCCAAGCACCAAATCCCAATGACCAGATTTGATTAATCAATTCACATGGGAAGTCTATAAGCCATGGGTACAAGTAGCTGGTCTCTTACTATAGTTCGCTCGCATCCACCAAACAGATCTCGGCTTTCGCCGCGGGGTGATGATATACTTTAATATTCCCTGTTAGATGTTCTAAGAATCATCGTCGGCGAAGTTTAACGAAGATCCGGGATATCCTTGTTCTATCTGTATATCAAAAAAAGCGTCCTTTCCCCTTAACCAAAGGGGAAAGACAGAAAGGGGTCCTATAGCGAAGGGTAACACTGCCAGAATAACCAGATCTTTCGCTACTTGAGGATTATAGATGTCAGGTAATTAAAAATTCGATATTCGCTAAGCGAGGGGTTAAAGCTCATTCGCTTGTCCATAAGACAGATCTGCCTCACTTCAACATTGAATGTTGAATATTCCTTATTCAATGTTCCGCAGGCAGATCGTTCTTGCAAAAACGGTTATAATTGCTTCAATTCCATGCATTCAACACTAATCTAATCCGGGGATCATGGGAAAGAAAACAATACTGCTGCTTTGTCTGCTAACAGCGGGCAGTGGACTATATGCACAGGAAAAACAAAACGGGGAAAAAGAGTCCAAAACAGACTACACAGAGGCCATTGTTTTGGTGGAAGTGTGGATGGACGCCATGCAGAAGTTTGATGAAATACCCGGCATCAGTGCCATAGCGCTGGAAGACCAGGAAGTGATTTGGAAAGGGGCCTACGGAGAAGCAAATCCGGATGAGGATGTGAAAATGGAAACCAACACCATTTGCAGCGTGTGTTCCATATCCAAGCTATTTACGTCTATCGCAATTATGAATTTATATGAAGATGGAAAACTGCGGCTGGATGACCGGCTGGAAGATGTGATGCCCGGTTATGACCTTGAACAGCAATTCGAGCTGAGTGGCCCTATTACCATTCGTAATCTGCTTACCCATTCTTCCGGTTTACCGCGCGAAAATGCCTATTCGCACTGGACTGACACCAGCCTTGAATTCCCGACCAAAGAGGAAATTCTGAAATCCCTGAATGAACAGGAGACGCTGTATCCTTCGTCCACTTACTTTCAGTACAGTAACCTGGCAATGACTTTGCTGGGATATATTGTGGAAGAAGTATCCGGGCAGACTTATGATGAATATGTAAGAGAACACATCCTGGAACCATTGGAGCTGGACGATACCCGTCCCGATATGCCGGAAGATTTATGGGGCGGTCAGCTCGCCGTAGGCTATACCGTTGAAACCATAGAAGGCAAACAGCATAAATTGGATTTGTTTGATCCCAATGGGGTAACCCCGGCAGCGGGATTCAGCTCTACAGTAGAAGACCTGGCGGATTTTGCTGCATGGCAGTTTCGGCTTTATGATGCGGAAGAAGAGGAGATCCTGCATCCCTCCACCATTAAAAACATGCACAACATTCACTGGATGGATAGCGATTTTGGAACCAGCTGGGGACTGGGATTTTCAGTGTATAAAGGTCCCGGCGATAAGAAATGGGTCGGCCATGGAGGCTATTGCCCCGGTTACCGAAGCACGCTGATGATGAATCCGGAATCAAAAAGAGCCTACTCGGTGATGACTAACAGTAATAATCCCAGTCCCGGAAAATACGCACGGGGCATCCATGCTATTTTATCCAAAGCCGGGAGTATTGAAGAGGCCGATGAAGAACTGGCTATGGAGCTGAAAGCATATGCCGGTTATTATGAGGGACAGGTTGGTCGAGGCATCAGCTATGTAGGCACCTGGGGTGATAAGCTGGTGAGGATGGGGCTTCCGGCCGATAACCCGGGAGATTTTTCCAAATACCGCCGGGTGGATAAAGACCATTTTGTACGTATCCGCGATAACGGAGAAGATGGCGAAAGCATGCGGTTCATCCGCAATGACAAAGGTGAAGTCATCCATATGAAGTACTACGATAATTATATGTCAAACAAAATAGAGCTGGAGTAAATCCCGGACTCAAAAAGTCTAATTTAGCCCCCCTACGTCATTCCGGGCCCACCTGTTTTACCCGAATATCAATAAAGGCGTCCTTTCCCCTTAACCAAAGGGGAAAGACAGAAAGGGGTCTGCCTGCTAAGGACAACACCGTTACATTTACTCCGATTTGCAAAAACTTCGACATTCAATGTTGGATGTTCAATATTCCACCGGCAGATCCTTCACTCCGCTCAGGTTTGTAGATAAATGGGTGTTGTTAAACTTACCCACTCGTCATCTCTATGATTTGCGAATGATCGATAGACCGAATAACCGATTTACGATTTCAATGTTGGATGTTCCTTGTTGGATGTTCATATTCCCTCATTCTTCAACAATCTCAAACTCTATAACACAAGCCATGCTCCGCTATTTCTGTGCTCTTCTGATTATTACAACTGCCTGTACTTCTGAAACCAAGCCGCCGATTGAGTGGGGCGAGTCGCCATGGCCGGAAATACGGAAGGAGCGGATATCTACCCTGTTACCGCAGGCCATGGAAGCAGCCGGAGTAGATGCCTGGATTGTGATCTGCCGGGAGAATAACAACGACCCCATCGCGGATCACATTGGGGGGGAGAATGCCGGAGGTACGGCGGCCTTTCTATTCTATCGGGATGAAGACGGTTTTCATTCGCGGGTATATTCGCCCGTTGGGGAAGCTACCGCCCTGGATGAACTGGATATTCATGATGAGGTAATTCCGGTAGAGCGGGGCCGGTCCGCTATGGAGCAGGCAGCAGATTTCATCCGTCAGAAGGATTTCGAAACCATTGCGGTAAACTCATCTGCCTCCAACGCCCAGGCTGACGGACTCAGTTTCACTCAGCGGCAGTCACTGGAAAAAGCATTAGGTGCTGAGCTTTCCAGCCGGCTTGTATCATCGGATGAGCTGATTTATGAGTGGCTGTCGGTGAAAACGCCCCGTGAGGTAGAGATCATGACCAAAGCTGCAGAGCTGACAGCCCAATGGCAGCTTGAAGCTTATGAAATCATTGAGCCCGGGGTAACCACCGATGCCGAAGTAGCGGCCTTCATGGATGCAAAAATGGAAGAGTACGGAGTGGGCGAGGCCTGGAATCCCACGCAGAATCCAAATGTGAACTCCGGCGCCGACCGCGGACACTCCCACGCCACTGACAAAGTGATTATGCCCGGCGATGTAATCCAAACCGATTTCGGGATTAAATTGTATGACCGGTGGGTGAGTGACATCCAGCGTTTTGCCTATGTATTAAAAGAAGGAGAAACCGAAGCCCCGGAAGACATTCAGTTTTACTGGGAGTCGGCCAAAGCCGGAAACCGTGCGGCTTTCAACGCTATGAAACCCGGCATGCGCGGGGAAGATGTAGATGCCGCCCAGCGAAAGCTCATGGAAGAAAACGGATCGGAATATGTGATGTGGAGTACTGGTCACCCGGTGGGGTATGTAGCTCACGACACCGGACCCAATTTAGGCGGTTCCCATATCCCGGGGCAGCGCCCCTCAGCCCAGAAGTTCCTTAAGCCCGGGATGGTGTTTGCTTTCGACGGTTTCCACAGCTGGCCGCTCACCGACAGCACCTATAAAACGATTTCGGTAGAGGAAATGGCGGTGATAACCGAAGATGGCGCCGAGTTTTTGATTCCTCCTCAGGAAGAGTGGATTTTGGTGGAGTGAGTTCAAGTTCCAAATTTCAATGACCAGTGATCAGTGATCAGGATCGAGGTTTATGGGTTTTATAAGACCAGTCATTGCGAGGAGGCTGTTGGGTATGATTGGTTTGGGATGTATAACGACGAAGCAATCTCCCTGATTAGGATCAAAGTTCGTTACAGTCCCTTTGCATTAAACCCATTCGCAAATCGCAAATCGGTCCATCGATCATTCGCACATCAAAGAGATTCTTCGTCAACTGCTATGTTCTCGTTCCGAAGGTCCACCTTCGGAACGCCATCCCGGAAGCTCCTGCTTCCCTTCCCTTGATTTGAGCTAAGACTTGGCCTGCAGGAGAATACCTTTCTTCTCTTTTATTTTAAGACCCTACCATAACGCAGAAAATGTGATTTCCCACAAGCCGGAATATTATAGCCTCCTCCGGGGGGTGACCGAACAACAGGATTGGGAACCCTGGCTCATTTTCATGTTAAAGGCCGTGGAAGTAACCGCCGAAAAAACCATGAAGCGGATCGATGACATACGCATCCTGCTGGATGAAATCCTGGAAGAAGCCAAACACAAGCTGCCCGACCGGGTGTATTCCAAGGAGTTGATTGAGTTGCTCTTTGAACAGCCTTATTGCAAAGTTAAATTCCTGGTAGACCGAAACCTGGCCAAGCGACAGACCGCAGCCGACTATTTAAAAGAACTGGAGAGGGCCGGAATTTTGAAGAGCAAACAGGTGGGACGCGAAATGTTATACCTGAATACGCGTCTCTACGAGCTGCTTTCCTCCTGATATGTCGATGATTTCGACACGTTTTGAGGATGTGTCGATGTAGTTGAATTCCCGCATCTTTTAAACCACCGTGCCCGAGCAGGTCGGTTGGCAATCCGCCGGTGGGCGGATTTCTTGATGTGCTTATATTTTAAAAAACTTCCTAAACATTTATCTATTTTAATTTTAGATTATTTACTGTTTGGAATAAACAATTATCAGAATGACTTTTAAAAGGTGGATTAAAAAGATAGGACTTTCAGAAGGATCGGCTAGAAATTATTCAGGAGCCATATTTGGTTCCATTTCAAATTGGGCAAGAGAAGCCGGGTTGATAGATTCAGATTCTTCTTTAATTGAAATTTCTGACCCAACAGAGTTTGAAAAGTTATCAGAAAGAATTCAGCGTCTTTCCATTTTTCAAGAGCGAAATGCTAAGGGCAATAATATGTACAGCAATGCTCTGGATAAATATTCAGAATATTTGAGAGAAGCCTCAAACGAATTGGCACAAGACCTCGAGAACATAATTACGGATATTTCTTATAGTGAGACTGATAAAATAGCTCTTGTCAAATACCGTATCGGACAAGGTGCGTTTAGAGACAACCTTATATCGTATTGGAAGGGGTGTGCTGTGACCGGATATAAAAAACATTCGATGTTGATAGCCTCTCATATTAAACCTTGGAGAGAGTCAAATAACCAAGAAAGACTGGATAAATATAACGGCTTATTGCTTACCCCAAATTTGGATAAGGCTTTCGATACCGGGTTTATTTCATTTGATGGGAAAGGTAAAATTTTAATTTCGGAGTTTTTTGAAAGTCCAAAAATTTTAGGGATTGAGGACGATATGAAGATAAGGTTTGAAAAGTCGCATCAGCCGTATTTGGAGTATCACCGAGATGTGGTGTTTTTCAATCTTTGAGTTGAGGCTCCTTTTCAATTCCCAGAGCAATTATCTATGGAAGTGAAAAAAGAAAAAATTGAATTCTTCCAAGATAAAATTCTTGAGTGGTATGAGGAAAATGGCCGCCATTTCCCATGGAGAAATAAATCTGCTACAAATTATGAAAAGATTATTTCTGAAGTTTTATTGCAAAGAACCAGGGCAGAAACGGTAGCTAATTTTTTTCCCAAATTCATTAAGAAATACCCCTCTTGGAAGAAATTAGGTGAAGCAACAAAAGAAGAATTACAAGAAACGTTAAAACCGACTGGCCTGTACAAACAGCGAGGCACACGACTTTATAAATTAGCTCAAGAAATGAAAGAGAGAAAAGGTCGATTTCCAGTAAAAAGGGATAGGGTTGAAGAAATGCCGATGATGGGACAATACAATGCCAATGCGTACGAGCTTTTCATTTTGAAAAAGCCATCTCCTCTTTTAGATGTAAATATGGCCAGAGTTCTGGAACGTTTTTTTGGTGAAAGAAAGCTGGCTGATATTAGGTATGATCCTTATTTGCAGGAACTCTCCCAAGAAGTGGTTGAAAATCCTCAGTCAAAAGAGATTAATTGGGGTATTCTAGATTTTGGGAGCCTAGTATGTGAAGCAAAATCTCCCCTTTGTGAAAAATGTTTGCTTTCTGAGCAGTGTATCTATTTTGATAAATTATCAAAATAGCATTTTTAAGATGACATGCTTTGACACTGTTAGACGTTAAATTATTACGCACAAATTTTAGTTCCCAATAGGGAGAAAGCCTTTATAATGCTTATTTTAGAAGGTTTTGCTAATTGCTCCTTTCTTTATATTTAAAGTAAAAGCCCAAAGTATGTCATCTAAAAAGGTTTACATAGATTTGTTTGCAGGATGTGGGGGAATGTCGCTTGGCCTTTATAATTCTGGTAAGTGGGAAGGGTTGTTTGCTATTGAAAAAGACCCGATGGCCTTTGAAACTCTTAAGCATAACCTTATTGATAAAGTCGATCATTTTAGGTGGCCTGAATGGTTGAAACGAAGGCATTATAGCATTACAACTATACTGAATAATTATCGAGATGAACTAGAAAGCTTGCAAGGTCAGGTTGACTTAGTTGTAGGAGGACCACCATGCCAAGGCTTTTCTAATGCAGGAAGAAGAAAAGAAGATGACAAGCGAAATGACCTTATAAAGGATTATGTGAGGTTTGTAAAGCTTGTGAGGCCAAAAGTGATCTTTTTCGAAAACGTGAAAGGTTTTACCCAAGAATTCCAAAAAAATAAATCAAAAGGCAAGAAGTACTCCAACTATGTTTTAAAAAGGCTCAATGCACTAGGGTATGATGTAAAAGGCAAGATGATAGATTTCTCTAAGTTTGGAGTGCCTCAAAAAAGAACAAGATTTATTCTTGTTGGAGTGGATAAAAAATTGAATAAAAGTTCTAAGAAATTCTTTAGCCAAATTGAAGCTAATGTAGATAGTTTTTTAGCTTCTAAGGATCTTTCTGTTCCAGTAAAACTTGAGGATGCTATTAGCGATCTTTTGATGGAGCATGGAACTGAACAATCCCCTGATACGAAAAGCTTTCAGGCAGGTGTTTATGATAAACCCAATTCTGACTACCAAAGATTATTAAGAAAAAGCAAACGGCTTAAAGGAAAAGTTGCCGATAGCCATCGCTTTGTTAATCACAGATCAAGTACAGTGGAGCGGTTCAAGGTTATTCTCAGTAAAGCTGAGAAAGGAAAAGATTTGGATGAGGATATCCGAAAACAATATTCAATAAAAAAACATACGATTATTCCTTTAGATAAAGATGATGTAAGCCCTACCCTAACAACTTTACCTGATGATTATATTCATTATTCGGAGCCAAGAGTACTTACTGTTAGAGAGTATGCACGAGTTCAATCCTTTGATGATTGGTATGAAATAAAAGGAAAATACACTACTGGGGGAAAGAGAAGAACAAAAGAAGTTCCTCGATATTCTCAAATTGGAAATGCAATACCACCCCTTTTTGCCGAACAAGCAGCTAATTCTTTAGCCAAATTAATTTAGTCCAAATGGAAGAACTAGAATTTAGGATAAGCTCCGGTTTAAAAGATATAATTGGCAAAGACTTAATTACTGATGATTACATAGCTGTATTTGAGCTTGTGAAAAATTCATTCGATGCCTATGCAACTGAAGTAACTGTACGATTCGAAAACATCGAGGATGGGAATGGAAAAATTACCATTATTGATAATGGTAAAGGGATGAATTATGATGATCTTTTAAATAAATGGCTATTTGTTGCTTATTCTGCAAAAAAAGAGGGGACGGAAGATGAAAACTATGACTATAGAGATAGAATAAGTGACAATAATTTTTTTGCTGGAGCTAAAGGTATAGGTCGTTTTTCTTGTGACAAGCTGGGTTCGGAATTGATGCTTGAGACTACTAAGCAAGAAAAAAATCCTAAAACTGAAGTTTTAATAACCAATTGGGAGAAATTCGAAGAAAATAGTCAAGAAGAATTTATTAATGTCAGTGTTTTACATGAAACGAAGGATCAGAATAGTTTTGGGTTAGATCACGGAACAGTATTAGTAATAGAGAATCTTAGAAGTAACTGGGACAGAGATAAATACCTAAAATTAAAAGACTCACTAGCCAAATTAATAAACCCAAAAGAAGCAAGAGGAGATCAAAAATTTAAAATTACTCTGGAAGTTCCTGAAGAAGAAGAGAGAGATAAGGATTACGATGATTACTATGAAATTGTAAATGGTGAAATTAAAAACTTCATTTTTGAAACATTAGAACTAAAGACCTCAAAAATTCGGTCAAGAATAATAGATGATGGAACAAAAATCGAAACAGAATTATTTGATGGGGGATCACTGATATATCGTATTATAGAGGAAAATAAATTCACTAGATTAGATAATATAGCTTGTAATTTATATTACTTAAATCGTTCTGCTAAATATACTTTCACTTCTAAGATGGGGGTACAGTCAGTAAACTATGGACATGTTTTTCTTTATAAAAATGGCTTTAGAGTATACCCATATGGTGAACCTGGTGAAGATCCTTTTAAGGTTGATGTAAGAAAAGCCCAAGGATATAAGCGCTTTCTAGGAAACAGGGAGCTTATGGGTAGTATTGAGGTTTATAGTGAGAGTGAAGAAATAAAAGAAACCTCTAGCAGAGGCGATGGACTCAAGAAGACAGATACTTATGAAGAGTTAGAAGAATTTTTTTGGTTGAACCTTAGAAGACTTGAAAAATATGTAGTAGAAGTCCAAAAGTGGGGATTAAGTATTGAAGATGAAGAAATTAATGATTTAGATTTTAAATCAAGAGTTACCGATTTAATTGCTAGATTAACTAGCAGTGATGAAATTATTAATTTTCATGTGCCCGACAATTTTTTAGAAATTCTAGAAGTAAGTCAGGAAGGAAGTGCCGAATCTGTTGTTAAGAATCTCAATAAAATTGCCTTTGAATCTGGAGATGAATCCTTAATTGAACAGGCTGAAAAAGCTTCAAGTAAGTTAGAAGAAATACAAGAAGCAAGAAGAGAAGCTGAAAAACAAGCTGACAAAGAAAAGAAAAAGGCTGAAGAGGCAACTAAGAAATTAAGAGATCAAATCTCTGAAAACCTTTTTCTTAAATCAATCAACACTTCCGAATATGAAGAGGTTATAAGTTTACTTCATCATGTTGGTATTTATGCTGGAACAATAGACAATAATTTAAAAGGCATTTCACTAAGAATTCAAAATGATATTGAGTTATCAAGTTCTGAGTTAAAGGATATAATTAGACTAATAAGTTTTGAGACAAAAAAAATACTTAATGTTGTAGCTTTTGCAACAAAGGCTAATTTTAAACTAAAGACAGAAACTATAGAAGTCGATTTGAATAATTATATTCAAGAGTATATAAGTAATATAATTCCAACGGTTACAGATAAGACTCTAAATATAAAAATTGATTCAAAGACCAGCGATCAATTCAAGAAAAAGCTTAAGCCAATTGAACTTAATATTGTAATCGACAATATCGTAAGTAATGCTAAAAAAGCAGATGCCGATAATTTGACTGTGTCCATTGACAAAAAAGAAAGTAATTTAGTTATTAAATTTATTGATGATGGAACAGGGATTGATAAATCAATAATTAATCAAATATATAACCAAGGATTTACTACAACTGACGGATCAGGGATTGGTTTATATCATGTCAAACAGATTATAAATGATATGAAAGGAACAATTTCGGCAACAAATAACCCAGATAGCGGGGCTTGCTTCACACTAACCTTTAAATAGTTAGAAATGAAAATAATAAAACTTTTTTGGATTGATGATATGGCTCCTTGGGCTAAGAGTGCTCAAGACAACCTAATTATTGTAGCTAATAAATATAAAATTAACTTAAAGGTTATCCCAGCTTTAAATGGTGAGGATATGGATATCACATGGAAAGCAGAAAATTATGATTTTGATTGTATCGTTATGGACTATCATATGGAACCGTACAATGGGGATAAATACATTAAGGAAATTAGAGAGGAGGAGCATCTTGAACACATCCCCATCATTTTTTATAGTCAAGATAATTCGACAGATTTGGATGAATTAGTTGAAGGTCTGCCAAATATTATAACTGTCTTTCGTCCAAATTTAGAAGATAAAATTAAAGAAATGTTTTTTTAATTCGGTACGCATTTCAATAATCTCCTATCTCTGGAATAACATTTCTAATCCCACCCTGTGGATTTTCCACATCTCCTTTATATCTCGGAATAACGTCAATTTGTGTATGGAAGACATTTTGTACGGCTGCTTCATCCATATTGAAACCATTTGAATCCAGAAATTTGCTCACAATTATTCCAGACTTGGTGTCTTTAGCCTTAATCTGACTCATATTATAACTGCGCGTTTCCGGTTCATGAACGTCTGCCATAATCAAAAACTCTCCTGAAATTCCTCAAACTTCTCATTGTGATATTCCAAAGCTTGTCCTGAGGGACGAAATGATTCTTCAGGCAGTAGAATGGATTCATTGCTCAGCTCCCAAAGTTCTCCGATTTCATTTTTCTGGTCTTTCA is a genomic window containing:
- the hpt gene encoding hypoxanthine phosphoribosyltransferase, which encodes MSSTFYQPDTVTCNGEKFKIFITKDQIDERLNQLGNQLDKDYEGKKPIFIGILNGAFIFLADVMRHVSIDCEVDFMKLSSYGDKKVSSGQVTELKHIDAKIEGRHVILVEDIVDTGLSMNYMVKRIKENNPASVAVCTLLHKKEATHHDVQLDYVGFEIPNAFVLGYGLDYAQEGRNLSQIYVLDSDEK
- the tilS gene encoding tRNA lysidine(34) synthetase TilS; this encodes MAKSISKKIQKHLSQSLADYFDPDAFFILGVSGGPDSMALLYLFHLLEQEALVVHVNYGKRGKQADKDQELVEQLAFQWGFECCSIRLNPKEAEGENFQNWARRQRYQFFRDLKSDSGAEAIVTAHHQDDQVETILQKLFRGSGPAAWQGMREWDGKLFRPLLKFDKEDILAFCEAEAIPYRTDESNKSSDYARNFIRNEFAQQIDNLLPGWKQNILNLPEQGKLFEASITEITEQVTNNNSINLKKYAQLPQILKPAVLKTMLDQFGLEGAYSKGQLEALTELEFLQPGKSMKVGDLVLTRERNGIHLQQDESIDEISQKISKKIAQEGYSLNGVTLKRTKKPSGKSALKLDASKLSWPLTLRSWSDGDALQPLGMAGHQKVSDHLTNRKIPSHFKEKALVLCGSDSTIYAILYPVPATNNEQGAISELAKCESTSTTFLTINFS
- a CDS encoding DUF1643 domain-containing protein produces the protein MYPNRSWIYHHDEPLTRYSLGQEGDNPLICFGVNPSTAKPGDLDPTVASVARFAMENDYDGWLMFNLYPQRATNPDKMHKNFQKKIHEKNVEVIAELTNHLSADIWCAWGTLIEKRPYLSRCLQDIYDAISGNGNRFYTRGRISKAGHPHHPLYLRKTAPMDEFDVQRYVEEVI
- a CDS encoding serine hydrolase domain-containing protein encodes the protein MGKKTILLLCLLTAGSGLYAQEKQNGEKESKTDYTEAIVLVEVWMDAMQKFDEIPGISAIALEDQEVIWKGAYGEANPDEDVKMETNTICSVCSISKLFTSIAIMNLYEDGKLRLDDRLEDVMPGYDLEQQFELSGPITIRNLLTHSSGLPRENAYSHWTDTSLEFPTKEEILKSLNEQETLYPSSTYFQYSNLAMTLLGYIVEEVSGQTYDEYVREHILEPLELDDTRPDMPEDLWGGQLAVGYTVETIEGKQHKLDLFDPNGVTPAAGFSSTVEDLADFAAWQFRLYDAEEEEILHPSTIKNMHNIHWMDSDFGTSWGLGFSVYKGPGDKKWVGHGGYCPGYRSTLMMNPESKRAYSVMTNSNNPSPGKYARGIHAILSKAGSIEEADEELAMELKAYAGYYEGQVGRGISYVGTWGDKLVRMGLPADNPGDFSKYRRVDKDHFVRIRDNGEDGESMRFIRNDKGEVIHMKYYDNYMSNKIELE
- a CDS encoding M24 family metallopeptidase, with product MLRYFCALLIITTACTSETKPPIEWGESPWPEIRKERISTLLPQAMEAAGVDAWIVICRENNNDPIADHIGGENAGGTAAFLFYRDEDGFHSRVYSPVGEATALDELDIHDEVIPVERGRSAMEQAADFIRQKDFETIAVNSSASNAQADGLSFTQRQSLEKALGAELSSRLVSSDELIYEWLSVKTPREVEIMTKAAELTAQWQLEAYEIIEPGVTTDAEVAAFMDAKMEEYGVGEAWNPTQNPNVNSGADRGHSHATDKVIMPGDVIQTDFGIKLYDRWVSDIQRFAYVLKEGETEAPEDIQFYWESAKAGNRAAFNAMKPGMRGEDVDAAQRKLMEENGSEYVMWSTGHPVGYVAHDTGPNLGGSHIPGQRPSAQKFLKPGMVFAFDGFHSWPLTDSTYKTISVEEMAVITEDGAEFLIPPQEEWILVE
- a CDS encoding Fic family protein; translated protein: MISHKPEYYSLLRGVTEQQDWEPWLIFMLKAVEVTAEKTMKRIDDIRILLDEILEEAKHKLPDRVYSKELIELLFEQPYCKVKFLVDRNLAKRQTAADYLKELERAGILKSKQVGREMLYLNTRLYELLSS
- a CDS encoding HNH endonuclease, whose amino-acid sequence is MTFKRWIKKIGLSEGSARNYSGAIFGSISNWAREAGLIDSDSSLIEISDPTEFEKLSERIQRLSIFQERNAKGNNMYSNALDKYSEYLREASNELAQDLENIITDISYSETDKIALVKYRIGQGAFRDNLISYWKGCAVTGYKKHSMLIASHIKPWRESNNQERLDKYNGLLLTPNLDKAFDTGFISFDGKGKILISEFFESPKILGIEDDMKIRFEKSHQPYLEYHRDVVFFNL